Genomic segment of bacterium:
CGAACGACTCTACCCAGGGGTCGCCTACCTAGCGAGCTCGTCGGACCACTCTACTGGTAAGCCCGCAGAGCCAATCTCCCACATGACTTTCGCGCCCGCTTGTTCGGCAGCCCACGGCGGGTCGCTACCACCAGCGCGGTAATAGAGGACACCACCGCCCATCTCGCTCAGCTTCCTGAGCTCGGGCAGCAGCTGCTCTGCGGTCGTCTCGACCCCGTTGAAGTAAATCACTCCCTCGAGAGTGATACTGATCTCGCCTATCTTGGCGGGATCCAGGCTCGAAACGTCCGCATACATTGCTGGCGAAGGCACAACGAAGGCAGATATGAACAACCCGAGGAGAAGCATCAACGCGACAAGGACCGGTCCCCAAGCGCTTGTGCCGCCGCGTCGGGCCAGTCGTCTGCTATGCGCATTCTCATCTGGTGCCGATCGACGGACCTCTGCGATGACCCGAATTGCACGGCGGAAGTACCAGCGATTGCCGAGCCAGCCGCACACAAGCGACAACGCGATGGCCACTGCGTAACCGATCAACTGGGCTGCCTGCGGCGCCCCGAGGACATTCACGATGACGAGATCCTCGACGACGGTCTCAAGGAGGAGGACAGCGATGACGATGGCGGCCGTTGCGTACATCTTGCGATACCCGAGCCAGCAGATGCCGAAGAAGAATGCCGCCCAATTGAAACTCATCGATCCGGGGACGGCCCACTGGCGTATGTAGTAGTCCTTCTTGAGCCCGATGAAGGTCTCCAGCTCATCAGCCGCAATAGCCTCGCTCCGCACGTTGGGCACCAACTCCACCTTGTCGGCCAGCGTGTCGTAGTCGGTGTACGAGCACTGGCCGTCCGATCGGTCATCTCCGGACGAGGCCTCACTTGGCGAGGGCTGGCGGGGCCCGGACGCCCTATCGCTGAGTTCGATCCGAGGTCCAGTGGCTGTTTGTCGCCAGGAGGAGATCCACCACGCTGCGCCAAGCGCGAGCAGGATCCACAAGGCATCCAGCGCAGAAGAGTGCCCTGCGGTTACCCCGAGGACAAAGAACACGCCGTAGAAAGGCCCTCGAGATACCATTCCCTCCATCACGTTCAGCCTCATGTCGGGAGTCATGCTCGACCAACGACCTTCGGCCTCGGTCCAGGTCGCTGTCGAATAGGCTTCCCGAACGGCGCCAAGAGTGGGAAACCGGCCGTTCTCGATGTCGATCTGGTCGGCGAGATGCGCCACAACGAACTCTTCGTCGAGCAGCGGCAGGCGAACCTGGTCCTCGAGGTACCACCCTCGGTCAGCTTCCGGCACCGCCCTCCATCTGAGAACCGCCTCGTTCCAGACCTCCGGCGGGTAGTGGCGCTCCAAGAATGCCGCTCCTGGGCCACTCGAAGGAGGCCAATTCACACCCCTGCCACCCCGCTCATAGTCCCTTACCACGATGTCCGCCAGCTTGGCCACGGCTTGTTCTTCAAGGGGCGGGTGCTGCAAGAGGACGAAGCCGATGAGTGACTTCCCGATCGCGACGATAGCTAGCGCCAGCAACGCTGCCGGCCAGCCCGGAGGCGAACCAGCCCCGCGACCCGTAGCGAGTCTCACGCCGAGGCCCACAGCCGCACCCACCACAACTGCGAAAGAAGCAAGCCAGAGATCCAGTACGTAGGCTAGAGCGGCCCACAGCCCTACGGATAGCACTCCGGCTGCCAGTCCGCCCAAGAGCCAGACAGCCCAGCTTCTAGGCGGCGGCCGGCGGCCTCTGGCGGCTCGGCGTCGAGCTCGCCTGGCCCCAAAGCCAGGCGGTCTCGGAGGAGGACCCCAGACTCGCTTCTTTGGCACTGCGGCTTCGGTCGACATGGTTCCGATGCCCCTTCTCAGGATCAAAGCTCGACTTGAGCGCAGATCATTCTGCGTACGCTCCGCGAGCCCACTCGACCATGAACTCAGCAACGCGACCGCCGGTCCTGAGACTGTCCGTGTTCATCTGCTTGGCCGCGTTACCGCCAAACAACCCGACAGCCCCGATGCGGCAGTGCTCAAACTCCAACAGGACATCTTCAGCTCGCGCGACGTGACCCTTCACGCAGATCTTGCTCCTGCCGGCACCCATCCCCACGAAATAGCGCTTAGCCTGGCTTCCAGGATTCAGCATGGTGAACTCTCCGTCGATCACGAGAGCGTTCTTTGGTGGGTCATCTTCGCGCTTCAGCTCGGCCACATCGGCGAAGCTCCCTTCTCGAAGCCCTTCGAGACACTGCGTCAACAACGCCGTCGGAGCCGTTTGCTTCATCATGATGGCGATATGTGAGTACTTCTTCTTACCGGTCTTGCCGACGTCGGCATTCTCGGAAGCGAAGAGTCGGACCCGGATCGGCTGGTCCTTGGAGATGGAACCTTGGTAGATGACCGCGTGGTCGAGTATCTCGCCATCGACCACCCTGCCCTGCTCTGTATTCGAAGCGCTGTTCGATGCGAAGACGGGCAAAACCAGGAACAGCGTCCACCCCATCGTTTTCACCGTGCCTGAAACGACCGTTGCCAACGCCACCAGTTTCCAGTTCACTTTGAGCTCCTTCCGC
This window contains:
- a CDS encoding DUF2628 domain-containing protein; this translates as MERHYPPEVWNEAVLRWRAVPEADRGWYLEDQVRLPLLDEEFVVAHLADQIDIENGRFPTLGAVREAYSTATWTEAEGRWSSMTPDMRLNVMEGMVSRGPFYGVFFVLGVTAGHSSALDALWILLALGAAWWISSWRQTATGPRIELSDRASGPRQPSPSEASSGDDRSDGQCSYTDYDTLADKVELVPNVRSEAIAADELETFIGLKKDYYIRQWAVPGSMSFNWAAFFFGICWLGYRKMYATAAIVIAVLLLETVVEDLVIVNVLGAPQAAQLIGYAVAIALSLVCGWLGNRWYFRRAIRVIAEVRRSAPDENAHSRRLARRGGTSAWGPVLVALMLLLGLFISAFVVPSPAMYADVSSLDPAKIGEISITLEGVIYFNGVETTAEQLLPELRKLSEMGGGVLYYRAGGSDPPWAAEQAGAKVMWEIGSAGLPVEWSDELAR
- a CDS encoding DUF4410 domain-containing protein, translated to MNWKLVALATVVSGTVKTMGWTLFLVLPVFASNSASNTEQGRVVDGEILDHAVIYQGSISKDQPIRVRLFASENADVGKTGKKKYSHIAIMMKQTAPTALLTQCLEGLREGSFADVAELKREDDPPKNALVIDGEFTMLNPGSQAKRYFVGMGAGRSKICVKGHVARAEDVLLEFEHCRIGAVGLFGGNAAKQMNTDSLRTGGRVAEFMVEWARGAYAE